A genomic segment from Paramixta manurensis encodes:
- a CDS encoding quinone oxidoreductase family protein yields the protein MKAAIVATPGETPFYGDFALPSAGENQQQIKVSAAAISHVVKSRASGNHYSFDGVYPFVVGIDGVGTLTDGRAVWFAFPPSPLGAMAQFTVVDNANIILLPENLDPARAAAMANPGMSAWASLVFRAGLQPGERVLINGATGSAGKLAVQIARYLGAKKIIATGRNIAVLQSLDVDATVQLSEDPGALKQQFATLAAERIDVVVDYLWGDSALMILTALAKSRAGDYPMRYVQTGSLTGDTLALPSSLLRSAPIQLMGSGIGSLPLSQLIAATQQMFAAALPGQLTIDYTPVPLRDVKEAWDKDDSKKRTVFLIE from the coding sequence CTCCATTCTACGGTGACTTCGCGTTACCTTCGGCGGGGGAAAATCAACAACAGATAAAGGTCAGCGCGGCGGCGATCAGCCATGTCGTAAAGAGCCGTGCCTCTGGTAATCATTATAGTTTTGATGGTGTCTATCCTTTTGTAGTGGGTATTGACGGAGTTGGAACACTGACCGATGGACGAGCGGTTTGGTTTGCTTTTCCGCCGTCGCCGCTCGGTGCGATGGCGCAATTTACCGTGGTGGATAACGCTAACATCATTTTATTGCCGGAAAACCTCGACCCGGCACGCGCCGCTGCCATGGCTAACCCCGGCATGTCGGCCTGGGCCTCGCTGGTTTTCCGCGCCGGGCTACAGCCAGGTGAAAGGGTACTAATTAACGGTGCAACCGGCAGCGCAGGCAAACTGGCGGTTCAAATCGCCCGCTACCTCGGTGCCAAAAAAATTATTGCGACCGGGCGCAACATAGCGGTACTGCAAAGTCTGGATGTCGACGCCACGGTACAGCTCAGTGAAGATCCCGGGGCGCTCAAACAACAGTTCGCTACCCTCGCCGCTGAGCGCATTGATGTGGTGGTAGATTATCTCTGGGGCGACAGCGCCTTAATGATCTTAACCGCACTGGCGAAATCCCGTGCCGGTGATTATCCCATGCGCTACGTGCAGACCGGCTCGTTAACCGGTGATACCCTTGCGCTGCCCTCCTCTCTGTTGCGTTCAGCGCCGATCCAACTGATGGGCAGCGGCATTGGTAGTTTACCGTTGTCACAACTGATTGCCGCAACCCAGCAAATGTTTGCCGCCGCATTACCAGGCCAATTAACCATTGACTACACGCCGGTTCCGCTCCGCGATGTGAAGGAGGCATGGGATAAGGATGACAGCAAAAAACGCACCGTATTCCTGATTGAGTAA
- a CDS encoding LysR substrate-binding domain-containing protein, whose translation MPMTLDIDLLRTFHAVVRLGQFRAAATQINRSPAAVSVHIQRLETVVGGKLFERDNQAVELTPLGQKLLASTAVLLKTHDKILGDLQADALTGHIKLGVPDEYAAHVIGDILPVFSALCPGVELEVSTAPSLKLKQQVERNRLHLALTVQPVRHDHPATSPIAITLPVWVSGSEVDLEPDEPVPLALHASHCPYRDAMTTALTAAGRRWKTILSSPSARAVEACVEAGLAVSLIDRSRITARMRQVSGLPPIGAHEVLIARAASTDALPAVDALATAISQHFKL comes from the coding sequence ATGCCTATGACTCTCGATATTGATTTATTACGCACTTTCCATGCTGTGGTTCGCCTTGGACAGTTTCGGGCGGCGGCCACGCAGATAAACCGCAGTCCGGCAGCGGTCAGCGTTCATATACAGCGGCTAGAAACCGTGGTCGGCGGCAAGCTATTTGAGCGGGATAATCAAGCGGTGGAGTTAACGCCATTAGGGCAAAAGTTGTTGGCGTCGACCGCGGTGTTGCTTAAAACCCACGATAAAATATTGGGTGACCTGCAAGCGGATGCGCTGACCGGGCATATAAAACTTGGCGTGCCGGACGAATATGCAGCGCATGTGATTGGTGACATTCTGCCGGTATTTTCCGCCTTATGCCCCGGCGTCGAACTGGAAGTTTCCACCGCGCCAAGCTTAAAGCTAAAACAGCAAGTCGAACGTAATCGCCTCCATTTGGCCTTAACGGTACAGCCGGTGCGCCATGACCACCCTGCCACCTCGCCAATTGCGATCACGCTGCCGGTATGGGTCAGCGGCAGCGAGGTAGATCTTGAGCCGGATGAGCCAGTCCCGCTGGCATTGCATGCTTCACACTGCCCCTACCGGGATGCCATGACCACCGCTTTGACGGCGGCGGGCCGCCGCTGGAAAACCATCCTCAGCAGCCCATCGGCCCGGGCGGTCGAAGCCTGTGTTGAAGCCGGGTTAGCGGTTAGCCTGATCGATCGCTCACGCATTACCGCCAGAATGCGTCAAGTCAGCGGCCTGCCCCCCATCGGAGCGCATGAGGTGCTGATTGCGCGCGCCGCTTCAACCGATGCGCTTCCGGCGGTGGATGCACTGGCAACCGCGATTAGTCAGCATTTTAAATTATAA
- a CDS encoding flavin-containing monooxygenase: MTGDARYCVIGAGAAGLAALRTLQEQGIDADCYEKSPRSGGHWHHDYDALHLITPKNSSCFDGFPMPDDWPVYPSRDQVRQYIERYAEHFHLNEHIAFNHTVENITPLGERGNGGWAVTVNGHTRNYQGVIVANGHLWDPALPNEAKNFSGLSLHSCQYRNSGQLTGKVLVVGCGNSGCDLAADAAQHRFETDIVIRRGQVFQPKALLGMPRAEIPFLNQLPPELQNAITQVLTLISLGRWENYPGMPEPESWDLEQQPPVVNSLLPYWIQHGRIKVRPAIESIAGRIVRFADGNAAEYDVILWATGFHVRLPFLDQTLLEWQEGVPLRTAAMTLPTTLENLYFVGLSAPRGPQWPTYCQQTRLIARFIALQEQGLQGIAALFAAQQSHDKRIDVVRRLWLQNFDETWRTLDLLEKVRASTSLNPSLTA; encoded by the coding sequence ATGACTGGCGATGCTCGTTATTGTGTGATTGGTGCCGGCGCTGCCGGGCTTGCCGCCCTTAGGACCTTGCAAGAGCAGGGGATCGACGCGGATTGTTATGAAAAGAGCCCACGTTCGGGGGGGCACTGGCATCATGATTATGACGCGCTCCATTTAATTACCCCGAAGAACAGCTCTTGCTTTGACGGTTTTCCGATGCCGGATGACTGGCCGGTTTATCCCAGCCGGGATCAGGTACGGCAGTATATTGAACGTTATGCTGAACATTTTCATCTCAACGAGCATATTGCTTTTAATCACACCGTAGAGAACATCACACCGCTTGGTGAACGAGGAAACGGCGGATGGGCGGTGACGGTCAATGGACACACCCGCAATTATCAAGGAGTGATTGTGGCTAATGGGCATTTATGGGACCCGGCATTGCCCAATGAAGCGAAAAATTTTTCCGGCCTTTCGCTTCACTCTTGCCAATATCGCAACAGCGGACAATTAACCGGTAAAGTGCTGGTAGTCGGTTGTGGCAACTCAGGGTGTGATTTGGCGGCAGACGCTGCTCAACATCGTTTTGAAACCGATATTGTGATTCGTCGCGGGCAGGTGTTTCAACCCAAAGCACTGTTAGGCATGCCGCGCGCTGAAATTCCCTTTCTTAATCAACTTCCCCCTGAATTACAAAATGCAATTACACAGGTTCTGACCTTAATTTCACTTGGCCGCTGGGAAAACTACCCCGGTATGCCGGAACCGGAAAGCTGGGATTTAGAACAGCAACCGCCGGTGGTTAATAGCTTATTACCTTACTGGATCCAGCACGGCCGCATCAAAGTGCGTCCGGCCATTGAGTCGATTGCCGGACGTATCGTGCGCTTTGCCGATGGCAACGCGGCGGAATATGACGTGATTCTGTGGGCCACCGGCTTTCATGTCCGCCTGCCTTTTTTGGACCAAACTCTCCTCGAATGGCAAGAGGGCGTGCCGCTTCGCACCGCGGCGATGACCTTGCCCACGACGCTGGAGAACCTTTACTTTGTCGGATTATCGGCGCCACGCGGCCCGCAATGGCCCACCTATTGCCAACAAACCCGGTTGATCGCGCGTTTTATTGCTCTGCAGGAACAGGGGCTACAAGGCATCGCCGCGCTGTTCGCCGCCCAGCAATCGCACGATAAGCGTATTGATGTGGTGCGCCGCCTCTGGCTGCAAAATTTTGATGAAACCTGGCGAACGCTGGATTTACTGGAAAAAGTCCGGGCGTCTACCTCACTCAATCCTTCTTTAACTGCGTAA
- a CDS encoding DUF2534 family protein, with amino-acid sequence MSSSTYATSAPRGAVLNLLRRLHFYIGLFIAPFIFIAALTGTLYVLTPQIENLLYAEALTAQPQGTAHSLAEQIAVARRYAGQQTAIYAVRPAPNTAETTRVQFADPALGPSESRAIFIDPYSLAIKGDMTVYGTSGILPLRTWLDQLHRGLLLGDIGRNYSELAASWLWVAALGGVLLWWENRPRRRVKMRPGGAAATRYQHMTLGLLLLGGLLFFSATGLTWSQWAGGNIDKLRSELGWLTPQVKTALVSSSPVASAGPHAEHHAAMMPGMDMSAPSLRSDNPANGDWDRVLQVARQAGIRAAKVELRPASANQAWTVTEVDRSWPTRVDAVSVNPHNFNVMDQVRFANFPLVAKLTRWGVDAHMGILFGWPNQLLLALFGVGLCAMIVLGYRLWWLRRPAAAPARSLQTLITAWQRLALSGKIVSLLLALTLGYLLPTMGVSLLAFLLIDTLRGQQHQRRSAAGFVPQTRFFDMRKETRRFISAIVIVLLTALVVMTRVMIGGAMDEYHIPFSDWTAEMYVTQGLMILVYSCVFTGLLSIPLWYWFLGEKESEQA; translated from the coding sequence ATGTCCTCTTCAACCTATGCCACTTCAGCACCGCGTGGCGCGGTACTGAATTTGCTACGACGTTTGCATTTTTATATCGGGCTGTTCATTGCGCCATTTATTTTTATCGCCGCGCTCACCGGGACGTTGTATGTCCTGACGCCGCAAATAGAAAACCTGCTCTATGCCGAGGCGTTAACTGCGCAACCGCAAGGGACCGCGCACTCGCTTGCCGAACAGATCGCCGTCGCGCGGCGTTATGCTGGTCAGCAAACCGCGATCTATGCCGTACGTCCGGCGCCAAATACGGCTGAAACCACCCGCGTGCAATTTGCCGACCCGGCGTTAGGCCCGTCCGAGTCGCGCGCCATTTTTATCGATCCCTACAGTCTGGCAATAAAAGGCGATATGACGGTCTATGGCACCTCGGGCATTCTGCCATTACGGACCTGGCTGGACCAACTGCACCGTGGGCTATTATTGGGCGACATCGGGCGCAATTACAGCGAACTGGCCGCTTCATGGTTATGGGTTGCCGCATTAGGCGGCGTCTTGTTGTGGTGGGAAAACCGCCCGCGTCGTCGGGTTAAAATGCGTCCGGGAGGCGCTGCCGCCACCCGTTATCAACATATGACGCTGGGGCTATTGCTGTTAGGCGGGCTGCTATTTTTCTCTGCCACCGGCTTAACCTGGTCACAGTGGGCGGGCGGAAATATTGATAAATTGCGCAGCGAACTGGGCTGGCTGACGCCCCAAGTCAAGACCGCGCTGGTCAGCAGCTCGCCGGTTGCGTCAGCCGGGCCTCATGCGGAACATCACGCCGCGATGATGCCGGGGATGGATATGTCAGCCCCCAGTCTACGGTCGGATAATCCGGCCAATGGCGACTGGGACCGCGTATTACAGGTAGCACGTCAGGCGGGTATTCGCGCGGCAAAAGTTGAATTACGTCCGGCATCAGCAAACCAGGCCTGGACGGTGACCGAGGTGGATCGCAGTTGGCCAACCCGTGTCGATGCAGTCTCGGTGAACCCACACAACTTTAACGTAATGGACCAGGTTCGGTTCGCTAACTTTCCTTTGGTAGCGAAACTCACGCGCTGGGGCGTTGATGCCCATATGGGGATCCTGTTCGGTTGGCCGAATCAGCTTCTGTTAGCGCTGTTTGGCGTAGGCCTGTGCGCGATGATTGTGTTGGGATACCGCCTGTGGTGGTTACGCCGCCCTGCCGCCGCGCCTGCGCGTTCGCTACAAACACTGATTACCGCCTGGCAAAGGTTAGCATTGAGCGGTAAAATCGTCAGCCTTCTGCTGGCGTTGACGTTAGGTTACCTGCTGCCAACCATGGGCGTAAGCCTGCTGGCTTTTCTGTTGATTGACACTCTACGCGGGCAGCAGCATCAGCGCCGCTCTGCCGCCGGTTTTGTACCCCAAACAAGGTTTTTCGATATGCGAAAAGAAACACGCCGTTTTATCTCTGCCATAGTGATCGTCCTACTAACCGCCCTGGTGGTGATGACCCGCGTGATGATTGGCGGAGCGATGGATGAATACCACATACCGTTCAGTGACTGGACGGCAGAAATGTATGTGACGCAAGGGTTGATGATACTGGTGTATTCCTGCGTGTTTACCGGGTTGTTGTCGATCCCACTGTGGTATTGGTTTTTAGGCGAAAAAGAGTCTGAACAGGCGTAA
- a CDS encoding SDR family NAD(P)-dependent oxidoreductase: MTAGQLPVAIVTGAASGMGKAVVNKFLQQHWEVIAIDVAEMSPQPAMTTVIADITDYAALRESVVTALNGRTVNTLVNAAGIFPLSTLATGSESLYRRIFDVNVLGTINIAKVAADCISEQGGAFLFFASVDAFAVSPGQLFYSASKAAVVSLTKSLAVELVTKGIVVNAVAPGWVETEGTLASGRIQEGVKTVPMKRAATVHEIADWVWTFSAAPGYITGETVVISGGSYMR; the protein is encoded by the coding sequence ATGACAGCAGGACAGTTACCGGTCGCGATAGTGACTGGCGCGGCATCCGGGATGGGCAAAGCCGTGGTGAATAAATTTCTGCAACAGCACTGGGAAGTGATTGCCATTGATGTGGCGGAAATGTCGCCACAACCCGCGATGACGACGGTGATTGCCGATATTACTGATTATGCAGCGCTGAGGGAGTCCGTTGTGACCGCATTGAATGGGCGAACCGTTAATACGCTGGTGAACGCGGCAGGGATTTTTCCGCTGTCCACGTTGGCGACCGGGAGCGAATCGCTGTATCGGCGCATTTTCGATGTCAATGTATTGGGCACTATTAACATCGCCAAAGTCGCGGCGGATTGTATTAGCGAACAAGGCGGCGCGTTTCTCTTTTTCGCCTCGGTAGATGCTTTTGCCGTTTCGCCCGGGCAGCTTTTTTACAGTGCGTCAAAAGCTGCGGTAGTGTCGTTGACCAAATCCCTGGCGGTGGAATTAGTGACCAAAGGCATTGTGGTTAATGCCGTCGCGCCGGGCTGGGTCGAAACCGAAGGGACGCTGGCTTCCGGGCGTATTCAGGAAGGGGTGAAAACGGTGCCGATGAAAAGAGCGGCAACGGTTCATGAAATTGCAGACTGGGTGTGGACGTTTAGCGCCGCGCCCGGCTACATCACCGGTGAGACCGTGGTTATTTCCGGAGGCAGCTATATGCGGTGA
- a CDS encoding LysR family transcriptional regulator gives MTLQQLHYFLTAIEFGTLSKAAEHLHISQPSLSEQILKLEHELGTHLFIRTNRRLILTEAGVRLAPYARAATTEAQRGYEAVQSVRELKGGVASFGTFGTAYQYFLADLIAEFRMTYPEVRLRLVGLNSSEVAQAVTEGEIEAGLVMLPVDAKNLVVSEPVWSTQIGYISASETRLVGSKDIHALLSAPLILSEASWHNRDPIRRLLKERARQVGANLEPLIEVEHQSTAFELASRGLGDLIATRPMLYHLGYHDRLMWVPVEPPAFEVFSFIHRADTAISSATRELMRLMRRYLDEVQRKYSHIER, from the coding sequence ATGACTTTGCAACAGTTGCACTATTTTTTGACGGCGATAGAGTTTGGCACGCTGTCTAAGGCTGCCGAACATTTGCATATTTCCCAGCCCTCCTTGTCGGAGCAAATTTTAAAGTTGGAGCACGAACTCGGGACGCATCTGTTTATCCGCACTAATCGGCGGTTGATTCTGACGGAAGCGGGCGTTCGTCTGGCACCTTATGCGCGAGCCGCCACCACGGAGGCGCAGCGCGGTTATGAAGCGGTGCAATCGGTACGCGAACTGAAGGGCGGTGTGGCTTCTTTCGGCACCTTTGGGACCGCGTATCAATACTTTTTGGCCGATTTAATCGCTGAATTTCGCATGACTTATCCGGAGGTTCGCCTACGGCTGGTTGGGTTGAATTCGTCAGAAGTGGCGCAGGCCGTTACTGAGGGAGAGATCGAAGCCGGATTGGTCATGCTGCCGGTGGATGCCAAGAATTTGGTGGTCAGCGAACCGGTTTGGTCAACGCAAATCGGCTATATTTCCGCCAGCGAAACGCGGCTGGTGGGTAGTAAGGATATTCACGCGTTACTCTCCGCGCCCCTGATCCTTAGCGAAGCCTCTTGGCATAATCGCGATCCCATTCGCCGGTTACTTAAAGAGCGGGCAAGACAGGTTGGTGCCAATCTGGAGCCACTGATTGAAGTTGAACATCAGAGTACGGCCTTTGAATTAGCGTCACGTGGATTAGGTGATCTTATTGCTACGCGTCCGATGCTTTATCATCTTGGCTATCACGATCGCCTGATGTGGGTACCGGTCGAGCCGCCAGCATTTGAGGTGTTTTCCTTTATTCATCGGGCAGATACGGCAATTTCTTCCGCGACGCGAGAATTAATGCGCCTGATGCGGCGCTATCTGGATGAGGTACAACGTAAGTACAGCCATATCGAACGCTAA
- a CDS encoding DMT family transporter, with the protein MSKIDLLQAEKTSSIQRVRGCLAHCLPEALLVLAWSSGFVGIRLSSDYAPVFLVLFWRCALVVALMLPLVWRELIRTPINVLLTQGSIGLLAMSGYLAGVGKGIEYGVPAGLAALMADLLPVGSALLGVLFLHSRPSVSTWLGLVLGVAGVVIVTWGVLSWGNAAPWAYGLPLLGMFSLACATLLQKKINTSAAISLPGVLWLQCAVSLVAFGGAIVPTGSLTPIFSSGFIISVLWTALFSTLGGYGLYWFCLKRTSPVRVGSVLYLSPAVTLLWSWFMFGEPLSWSMLAGVLVSGGGLWLVIRAQ; encoded by the coding sequence ATGTCGAAAATTGATTTATTGCAGGCTGAAAAAACCTCATCAATCCAGCGTGTGCGCGGGTGTCTTGCGCATTGCTTACCTGAAGCATTACTGGTGCTGGCGTGGAGTTCTGGTTTTGTTGGGATACGTTTATCGTCAGATTATGCGCCCGTTTTTTTGGTGCTGTTCTGGCGCTGTGCGTTGGTCGTGGCGTTGATGTTACCGTTGGTGTGGCGGGAGCTAATACGGACGCCGATCAACGTGTTGCTGACCCAGGGCAGCATTGGCCTATTGGCCATGTCCGGCTATTTAGCCGGTGTTGGTAAGGGGATTGAATACGGCGTACCAGCCGGCTTAGCGGCATTAATGGCGGATTTGCTGCCCGTCGGCTCGGCGCTGCTCGGCGTTCTGTTCTTGCATTCGCGCCCTTCGGTGAGTACCTGGCTGGGGCTGGTATTGGGCGTTGCGGGAGTGGTGATTGTGACCTGGGGCGTGTTGTCGTGGGGGAATGCTGCACCCTGGGCCTATGGGTTGCCGCTGTTGGGAATGTTTTCGCTGGCGTGTGCCACGCTGTTGCAGAAGAAAATAAACACCTCCGCCGCCATCAGCCTGCCGGGCGTGCTGTGGTTACAGTGTGCGGTTTCCCTGGTCGCGTTCGGCGGGGCAATCGTACCGACAGGCTCACTGACGCCGATATTCTCATCGGGCTTTATCATCAGCGTGTTATGGACCGCGCTCTTTTCGACGCTTGGTGGGTATGGCCTGTATTGGTTTTGCCTGAAGCGCACTTCGCCGGTTCGCGTCGGTAGTGTGTTGTATTTAAGTCCGGCGGTTACCTTACTGTGGTCCTGGTTTATGTTCGGCGAGCCGCTGTCATGGTCAATGCTGGCGGGGGTGTTAGTCTCTGGAGGCGGTCTCTGGTTAGTGATCCGCGCGCAATAG
- a CDS encoding DUF2946 domain-containing protein, with amino-acid sequence MKSSRLTQQSFTAWLAIAAVLLLFVAPVISKTLAQQQPDAMSSMTMVNMPMMHTMPSTDSMHGVHHAAMDHSMPGDDGFACGYCELLVHVPLMVWIFIPFIWLILRISHAPPVPAVVGNEVRRNDSFHHPRAPPLAFSA; translated from the coding sequence ATGAAATCATCGCGCTTAACACAACAATCCTTTACCGCTTGGTTAGCCATCGCGGCGGTATTGTTGTTGTTTGTGGCACCGGTAATATCAAAAACGCTGGCTCAGCAGCAGCCCGACGCGATGAGCAGCATGACGATGGTTAACATGCCGATGATGCACACGATGCCATCAACCGACAGCATGCACGGCGTTCATCATGCCGCGATGGACCACAGTATGCCGGGCGATGACGGTTTCGCCTGCGGTTACTGCGAGCTGTTAGTCCACGTCCCGCTAATGGTCTGGATTTTTATCCCGTTCATTTGGTTAATTCTGCGCATTTCCCACGCCCCGCCGGTACCCGCCGTCGTTGGCAACGAAGTCCGTCGTAACGATAGTTTTCACCATCCCCGCGCCCCCCCATTGGCTTTTTCAGCATGA
- a CDS encoding MFS transporter, which translates to MKQTTINPAMNGAVNYVKENTRPVPEEKNSGLSKIVTGVTLGNMVEWFDFAIYSSMSLIMAKVFFPEANRYNELIAVYAAFAAGFVIRPLGGFLFGPLGDKYGRRTALVTSISLMSLATLAIACIPAYHSIGIAAPILLVVMRMLQGLSTGGEYGGSCIFIAEHSPDKKRTFFTSWLEFGNIAGFLVGGVIVNVIERYVGQDAMVAWGWRIPFLIAGLMGIIALFIRLKVDETPVFREMQANKSRLNQPSRSLWSLILREWPQLLRSAGLVATFNINYYIVLGYIPGYLVTFLGRSQTFSANLSLIATLLLLVFIPIFGMMGDRIGRKRMLLVGCVLMVLCAVPVFWALQTHGLPAIIIGMGVLILAMLFFEGTVPATLTSMFGTTVRYSCFAISYNLSVSLLGGTAPLINTWLIEKTGMTLIPAFYLMSGAILGMAALWRLQDRTGQPMPS; encoded by the coding sequence ATGAAACAGACAACAATAAATCCAGCCATGAATGGAGCGGTAAATTATGTAAAGGAGAATACCCGGCCTGTACCAGAGGAAAAAAACAGCGGGTTATCGAAAATCGTCACCGGCGTTACCTTAGGCAATATGGTGGAGTGGTTCGACTTCGCCATCTACTCCTCCATGTCGTTAATTATGGCCAAGGTTTTTTTTCCGGAGGCCAACCGTTACAACGAACTGATTGCTGTGTATGCCGCTTTCGCCGCCGGTTTTGTTATTCGTCCGTTGGGTGGTTTCCTGTTCGGCCCACTAGGCGATAAATATGGTCGTCGCACCGCGCTAGTCACCAGCATTAGCTTAATGTCGTTGGCAACATTAGCGATTGCCTGCATTCCTGCTTATCACAGCATTGGCATTGCCGCCCCCATTCTGTTGGTGGTAATGCGTATGTTGCAGGGGTTGTCGACCGGCGGCGAATACGGTGGTTCCTGTATTTTCATCGCCGAACACAGCCCGGATAAGAAGCGTACCTTTTTTACCAGTTGGCTCGAATTCGGCAATATTGCCGGTTTCTTGGTTGGCGGTGTGATCGTCAATGTCATCGAGCGCTATGTGGGCCAGGACGCGATGGTTGCCTGGGGTTGGCGTATTCCATTCCTGATTGCCGGACTGATGGGGATTATCGCGCTATTTATTCGGCTGAAAGTCGATGAAACCCCGGTTTTCCGGGAGATGCAGGCCAACAAGTCGCGATTGAATCAGCCATCTCGTTCACTGTGGTCGCTGATTTTGCGCGAATGGCCACAATTACTTAGAAGTGCCGGTTTGGTTGCAACCTTTAATATCAACTATTACATTGTGCTGGGTTATATCCCCGGTTATTTAGTTACGTTCCTTGGTCGTTCGCAGACATTCAGCGCTAATCTTTCATTGATCGCGACACTTTTGCTGTTAGTGTTTATCCCGATATTTGGCATGATGGGCGATAGAATAGGGCGCAAGAGGATGCTATTGGTCGGCTGTGTTCTGATGGTGCTCTGCGCCGTGCCGGTTTTTTGGGCGCTGCAAACTCACGGCTTACCGGCGATTATCATCGGCATGGGCGTTTTAATCCTCGCGATGCTGTTTTTTGAAGGCACGGTTCCCGCCACGTTGACCTCCATGTTTGGAACCACCGTCCGTTATAGCTGCTTTGCGATTAGCTATAATCTCTCGGTTTCGCTGTTGGGCGGTACGGCACCGTTGATCAATACCTGGTTAATTGAAAAAACCGGTATGACGCTGATCCCGGCGTTTTATCTGATGAGCGGCGCTATCCTCGGCATGGCGGCATTATGGCGGCTACAGGACCGAACCGGCCAGCCGATGCCATCCTGA
- a CDS encoding MBL fold metallo-hydrolase — MIQLCKTCGTSYAAPVEHCKICEDDRQYVPAAGQQWLSDKQLQATHTNKWQLLEKGLLSLNTVPTFAIGQRALLLRTAEGNILWDCIANLDDATKTLIEALGGLKAIAISHPHYYSTMQDWAAAFNAPIYLHADDSAWIMRDSPAITLWNGETQALTQDVQIVRLGGHFAGGSVLHWNHAGGVLLAGDILQVTPGADRVSFMWSYPNMLPLSATAVSTIAARIKPLSFERLYGAFEGQNMLQQAKQNVLASAQHYLTCLRQ, encoded by the coding sequence ATGATCCAGCTATGCAAAACCTGCGGTACGTCTTACGCTGCGCCGGTCGAACACTGTAAAATCTGTGAGGATGACCGGCAATATGTACCGGCCGCCGGGCAGCAGTGGCTTTCTGACAAGCAGCTACAGGCTACCCATACCAATAAATGGCAGTTATTGGAAAAAGGGCTATTAAGTTTGAATACCGTGCCGACATTTGCCATTGGTCAGCGTGCCCTTTTGCTGCGTACCGCCGAAGGTAATATCCTTTGGGATTGCATTGCCAATCTGGATGATGCCACCAAAACGCTGATTGAAGCACTGGGCGGCCTGAAAGCGATTGCGATTTCACATCCGCACTACTATTCCACCATGCAGGATTGGGCCGCCGCCTTCAATGCGCCCATCTATCTTCATGCTGATGACAGCGCGTGGATTATGCGTGACAGCCCGGCGATCACATTGTGGAATGGCGAAACGCAGGCGCTGACTCAGGATGTTCAAATTGTCCGGCTGGGCGGGCATTTTGCCGGTGGCAGCGTATTGCACTGGAACCACGCCGGTGGCGTATTGCTGGCTGGCGATATTTTGCAGGTGACGCCGGGTGCCGATCGCGTCTCGTTTATGTGGAGCTATCCGAATATGCTGCCGCTCTCCGCTACGGCAGTCAGTACCATCGCCGCCCGTATCAAGCCGCTCAGTTTCGAACGGCTATACGGCGCCTTTGAGGGCCAGAACATGCTACAGCAGGCCAAACAGAACGTGCTGGCCTCCGCGCAACACTATCTCACCTGCCTGCGGCAGTAG